In Uranotaenia lowii strain MFRU-FL chromosome 2, ASM2978415v1, whole genome shotgun sequence, one genomic interval encodes:
- the LOC129746831 gene encoding uncharacterized protein LOC129746831, producing MAFARVTVYHDKKSNVFKQYEFIFMDSSYCLVELTTELNLNLGFLLNLETKNIIYDALNSKVNLMLVKKLLYFGANPLMVNQVGRTAFHAPLNQNPSEKLYQVLHQHCVQNNRIYDANGVHIFNLLENVGCTPLGAAVIDNDYTVVSFMLRNGANPEIPNDDTLPQEQRPLPCAIISRNHRMAKLLISHCPNLVNLPADQEGNSNLNMAVKVNADRIVRILLEAGSTVNHEHVLAAIKNESVESLQVLMDFAISKGLNVLENDFQNSALQEAYESGNQEIVNMIALHWLVLGARRVCLIKNVLEDDGTVWMTDSKIR from the coding sequence atggcTTTTGCGCGCGTTACAGtgtaccatgacaagaaatcgAATGTCTTCAAACAGTACGAGTTTATCTTCATGGATTCTTCTTATTGTTTGGTTGAATTAACAACAgaattgaatctgaatttgggGTTCCTGCTGAATTTAGAAaccaaaaatatcatttatgATGCTCTGAATTCCAAAGTGAATCTGATGCTCGTCAAAAAATTGCTGTATTTTGGAGCCAACCCCCTTATGGTTAATCAGGTTGGTCGAACTGCTTTCCATGCCCCCCTCAACCAAAATCCATCGGAGAAGCTTTACCAAGTTCTTCACCAACACTGTGTCCAAAACAACCGAATTTATGACGCGAATGGAGTTCACATCTTCAATCTGTTAGAAAATGTTGGCTGCACTCCTTTAGGTGCAGCTGTCATCGACAATGACTACACCGTCGTCAGCTTCATGCTCCGAAATGGTGCCAATCCAGAGATTCCAAATGACGATACTCTTCCTCAGGAGCAACGCCCTCTACCATGTGCCATTATCAGCCGAAACCATAGGATGGCAAAACTACTCATAAGCCACTGTCCAAATTTAGTTAACTTACCGGCCGATCAAGAGGGAAACAGTAACCTGAATATGGCAGTCAAGGTAAATGCCGACCGAATAGTTCGGATACTTTTGGAGGCTGGTTCAACTGTGAACCACGAACATGTTCTGGCCGCTATCAAAAATGAATCGGTGGAATCCCTACAAGTTTTGATGGATTTTGCAATATCCAAAGGCTTGAATGTGCTGGAGaatgatttccaaaattctgccCTACAGGAAGCTTACGAGAGTGGGAACCAAGAAATTGTGAATATGATAGCGCTGCATTGGCTCGTTTTAGGAGCTAGGCGAgtatgtttgataaaaaatgtattgGAGGATGATGGTACTGTATGGATGACCGATTCAAAAATACGTTAA